The Candidatus Fusobacterium pullicola nucleotide sequence TTTAAAAATAGCTGCTTTTAACCCTCGTTTAAGATTGAAAAAACAAAGATTTCTTTGTAAAAATTGCTCTAAGTCTTTCATCGCAGAAACTACTTTTGTTAATAAATTTTGCTGTATTTCTAATGATATTAAATTAGCTATTACTCTTGAATTACAGAAAAATATTTCTGAAAAAGATATTGCTTCTAATTTTAACGTTTCCTCTAATACAGTCAATCGAATTATTAACTCTTTTTTCAAAGAGCATTTACCTAGCAAATATTTTTTACCAGAAGCTTTATGTTTTGATGAAAACTTCATTAAAAACATTTAAAAAATTTTTAGATTTAAAATCTCTAACTAATCTATTTCTTAAAATACGGAACAATTCTTAGTTTTCTTTTAACTGAGCTGAAAATTACATATTATTTTCCCATAACCTCTTTAATCATTTGGGTAACTGTCTCTTCTGCAGTAGTTACCTCTCTTCCACTAATATTTATCCCATCAAATACTTTTGCTTCTGGCTCAAGAGATTTTATCGTAGCCACAATATCTAAATGTCCTAATCCACCATTAGTCATAAAAGGAACTATTGTTTTTCCAGAAAAATTATAACTATCAAAAAAAACAAAAACAGCCATTGGCATTGTACGCCACCAAATTGGAAATCCTAAATAAATAGTATCATAATGGCTAAAATTTTCAATCTCATTTACAAGTCTAGGACGAATTTTTCTCATTTGCTCTGTTCTTCCTCTATGAGTTGCTTCCCTATAATCAGCTGGATATTTATTAGCTACAAGGATTGGTTGAAGATGACCATCTACTTTCTCAGCAATCATATTTGCAAGAAATCCAGTATTCCCCGTATTTTTATCATTCCATACCTGAATACTAGCCGAAGCTGAAACATCCACTCCTTGTGGTAATTCTGAATTTTCATAGTAGCTAAAATAAACTACCAGAGGTTTCTCTTCAGCAAAAATAGGACTTTTTATCCCTATAATCACCACAAACATTAGTAAAAACTTTAAAATTTTTTTCATTTACATTTTACCCCTTCTCTATTTATTTAATTCTCAATTTTTTTATACACTTTGAACTATAAAAAAACTTATACGATTATTTTACTATATTTTATCAAAAAAAACTATTTTTTTTATTATTTTTTTATAATTTATCAATTAAAATAAAAGGCTGTCGTAACTTTTTTAAATACAACAACCCTTATCATAAAAAATTTTTTATTTCAATTAAGATAACTTATTTGTCATTATTTCAGTAACTAAGGTAGGATTAGCTTTTCCTTTAGAAAGCTTCATCACCTGTCCAATAAGTCCTTTTATAACTCTTGGTTTTCTACCTTCATCAGAATTTCTATAATCCTCTACCATCTTAGGATTATTAGCTATTACCTCATCAATCATAGCTTCTATAGCTCCAGTATCAGCTACTTGTACCATTCCTTTCTCTTTTACAATCTCTTCAGGAGTTCTATCATCAGAGAGTTTTATCTCAAATAGTTCTTTAGCTATCTTAGTTGAGATAGTTCCTTTTTCTATAAGTGATATTATCTCTCCTAAGTGTTCAGCTGATATTGAAAACTCTTCAATAGTAATATTTTTATCTTTCAATACTCTCATGACATCTGTCATTATCCAGTTAGCACTTAGCTTACCATTTCCTGAAGTTTTAGCTACTTTTTCAAAATAATCAGCTAACTCTATATCTTCACACAATATATTAGCATCATACTCTGGTAAGCTATATTCACTTACAAATCTAGTAAGCTTTTCAATTTTTGATTCTGGCATAGTCTGTCTAATAGCCTCTATCTCTTCATCTGTAATTACAAGCTTTAATAGGTCTGGCTCTGGGAAATATCTATAGTCCATAGCTTC carries:
- a CDS encoding ISL3 family transposase, with translation LKIAAFNPRLRLKKQRFLCKNCSKSFIAETTFVNKFCCISNDIKLAITLELQKNISEKDIASNFNVSSNTVNRIINSFFKEHLPSKYFLPEALCFDENFIKNI